In Lonchura striata isolate bLonStr1 chromosome 30, bLonStr1.mat, whole genome shotgun sequence, a single genomic region encodes these proteins:
- the NRAS gene encoding GTPase NRas, protein MTEYKLVVVGAGGVGKSALTIQLIQNHFVDEYDPTIEDSYRKQVVIDGETCLLDILDTAGQEEYSAMRDQYMRTGEGFLCVFAINNSKSFADINLYREQIKRVKDSDDVPMVLVGNKCDLPTRTVDTKQAQELAKSYGIPFIETSAKTRQGVEDAFYTLVREIRQYRMKKLNSSEDGNQGCMGLSCLVM, encoded by the exons ATGACCGAGTACAAGCTGGTGGTGGTGGGCGCCGGCGGCGTGGGCAAGAGCGCGCTGACCATCCAGCTCATCCAGAACCACTTCGTGGACGAGTACGACCCCACCATCGAG GACTCGTACCGCAAGCAGGTGGTGATCGATGGCGAGACGTGCCTGCTGGACATCCTGGACACGGCGGGGCAGGAGGAGTACAGCGCCATGAGGGACCAGTACATGAGGACAGGGGAGGGCTTCCTCTGCGTCTTCGCCATCAACAACAGCAAATCCTTCGCCGACATCAACCTCTACAG AGAACAGATCAAGAGAGTGAAGGACTCGGATGACGTGCCCATGGTGCTGGTGGGGAACAAGTGTGATCTGCCCACAAGAACAGTGGACACAAAACAGGCCCAAGAATTGGCAAAAAGCTACGGAATCCCCTTCATAGAGACCTCTGCAAAAACGAGACAG GGTGTGGAAGATGCTTTTTACACCCTGGTGAGGGAGATCCGGCAGTACCGGATGAAGAAGCTCAACAGCAGCGAGGATGGGAACCAGGGCTGCATGGGACTGTCCTGCCTTGTCATGTGA